attgtattaaccggaaacgtaatacatgtgtgaatacaaagacaaacatagtgtcactagtatgcctctacttgaatagctcattgatcaaagatggttatgtttcctaaccatagacatgagttgtcatttgattaatgggatcacatcattaggaaaatgatgtgattgacttgacccattccgttagcttagcacttgatcgtttagtttgttgctattgctttcttcatgacttatacatgttcctatgactatgagattatgcaactcccgtttaccggaggaacactttgtgtgctaccaaacgtcacaatgtaactaggtgattataaaggtgctctacaggtgtctccaaaggtacttgttgggttggcgtatttcgagattaggatttgtcactccgattgtcggagaggtatctttgggcccactcggtaatgcacatcactataagccttgcaagcattgcaactaatgagttagttgcgggatgatgtattacggaatgagtaaagagactttccggtaacgagattgaactaggtattgagataccgacgatcgaatctcgggcaagtaacataccgatgacaaagggaacaacgtatgtcgttatgcggtttgaccgataaagatcttcgtagaatatgtaggcgccaatatgagcatccaggttccgctattggttattgaccagagacgtgtctcggtcatgtctacatagttctcgaacccgtagggtccgcacgcttaaagttcgatgacggttatattatgagtttatgtgttttgatgtaccgaaggagttcagagtcctagatgatatcggggacatgatgaggagtctcgaaatggtcgagacgtaaagatcgatatattggacgactatattcggacatcagaaaggttccgagtgattcaggtattttcgggagtaccggagagttacgggaattcgtattgggccttaatgggccatacgggaaaggagagaaaggcctcaaagggtggccgcacccctccccatgggctggtccgaattggactagggagggggggcgcccccttccttccttctccttttcccttccctttccttccctcctactcctactacttggaagggctcctagttctagtaggaaaggggggatcctacttcaggtgggagtaggactcccctagggcgcgccatagagagggccggcccctcccctcctccactcctttatatacgtggctagggggcaccccatagacacaacaattgatcccttggatctcttagccgtgtgtggtgctcccctccaccataatccacctcggtcatatcgtagcggtgcttaggcaaagccctgcgtcggtagaacatcatcatcgtcaccacgccgtcgtgctgatggaactctccctcaaagctcggctggatcggagttcgagggacgtcatcgagttgaacgtgtgcagaactcggaggtgccgtgcgttcggtacttgatcggtcggatcgtgaagacgtacgactacatcaaccgcgttgtgctaacgcttccgctttcggtctacgagggtatgtggacacactctcctctctcgttgctatgcatcaccatgatcttgcgtgtgcgtaggaaatttttgaaattactacgtttcctaacagtagggcgcgccccccaccctcgtggatggtgggtggcccccctctggtacttctttcacccaattttttatatattctggaaataattcctgtggaatttcaggacttttggagctgtgcagaataggtctttaatatttgctccttttccatcctagAATCccagcataagtattgtgacataatgtgtaataacagccaataatgcaataaatatcgatataaaagcatgatgcaaaatgggcgtatcaactaGCATCGTCGCAACAATaaatagatgattagatcctcgcttctcctactttagtatgcatgtaattgctttctttggtgtgtggaaatattatgtgtgtagtcacttgtgtaattgtatgctaatttggttatgcaatgttgtatttttaagtatatatgttgatgttgtaGACAGAGCGCAGATGTtctgcggacaaagaaaatcacatcgcacacggactaaacaatggaaccggtcggtgatgttttcatcaattactcacaattgtataccagcaatcgtttgctcatacacacacggcttgttagcagtaatcgtctgtgttgttatcggtcttcgcacatgtctccgattacagacctgtttgcctggtatcacacacatcttgttcatttgaaccatttctgttctcatgtctcaacgcaaacagttcatccgagtgaaccgcatgccgtatatcgcacacacctttgatttggctgaccgtttcttttgtgttgcccaatcacaaacagttcatccgagtgaaccgtatgctgtgtatcgcacacgcctccatctggttgcctgtttcttttgttcctcctcatcacaaacagttcattaaactaaaccgtatgcccttcatcgcacacgtaactaaaacctgaaccgtgatTGATGCATGCGTCATCGCATatgttttacacatttctgacggttttcatacagcatcgtttgcgattatgacatcgcacatagtttctcgaagggtctatgATCATACAACaccacttggggcgccccttggcctctcccctctccctcccacctatatatatgaggaggggtgcctagaacacacaacatcaattgttagctgtgtgcggcgcccccctccacagattgcaCCCTCAGTCATATTCtcacggtgcttagacgaagccctataCAGatgacttcaccatcaccgtcaccatgccatcatgatgatggaactcatctactacctcgataccttgctggatcaagaagatgagggatgtcaccgagctgaagtgtgcagaactcagaggtgtcgtacgttttgtgcttgatcggtcggagctagaagaagttcgactacatcaaccgcgttgtcaaacgcttctgcttacggtctacgagggtatgtagacacactcccccctcattgctatgcatatcctatatAGATCTtgagtgagcgtaggaatttttttgaaattacatgccacgtttcccaacagtggcatcgggtctatgcatgagttgcgaaactattccgcattgtttcaaatgaagaccaaactcgtaactcaaatattctcctccatgatcagatcatagaaactttattttcagaAGCCGTCTGCCACACCTGCGAGTCGTCGCGCCCAACCTGCACGAGCCGCCACCACACTCAGCTGTCGATCCGCCCCCCGCGCGCGCATCCTGCGTCGAGCGCCGCTGCACATGAGGTCCACACCCAGGTCGCGCCGAGAGCCCGGGCCAAGGCCGCCGCCCCACAGCACCAAGTTGCGCCCAAGCGCACGCGCTCCTTCCCCCACGGACGACCAAAGATTCCCACCCTCTTTCGAGGGTGGGGCCCGCTGCCACGGTGGCAGGAGCCAGCAACAGCGATGACAGCAAGAGTCGATGGGGAGGGCCAGCTACAGGAGGTTAGGTTTCCCCCGAGCCACCAGAGCTAGGTGACGCAGGGGTATTTTTTGCGCCACCAATAATAGCCCTCCCGTAGTTGTGGTTGTGAGAAAATTGGATATTTGCCACTTTGAATTCGTGCCACTTtcaagattgtcttcacaaaattgCCACCCAGCTCATGACCCCTTGATTATCATGGCATTTatcttctttcattgatttctttttcCCTTTTCCATTTACAAGCATTGATTGTCTTCAAGATAAGGAAGTGCATGACCAGCAAAATTATGGTTCATTTGCATGCCCTCACATTAATCCAGCACAATTAACACATACTGTATTTTATAGTACAGGAAATTTTGTATTTCTAACCTGTAAATGCCGCCCTGAGAATGTGCAAGTATAATGTCTAAACAGTTAATTAAACCAGCAGATCTAACTTATCCTCACATGCAACAACATTCAAAGATATTCGATTTTCATCATTAATTAGCACAAAACATGACTCATAAAATGCCATTTCAGAAGCAACCACCACGACTCATAACATGCCATTTCAGAAGCAACAACCATATATAGTACATAATATATCGCACTACATAAAACATATCGCATAGGTCAGACAAGTTCCTGCTAGCACCAGCCTCACACAAAAGTTCATTAAAGAACTGTGGCCAAGTTATTATAGTTAGACAGCAGCTACTATCCGCCTCACCCATTCTTGGGTGAAGGAATACGGTCAATGGGATAACATAACGGAAAAAGGGACCAGCCAACGGTAACTTCCATTTCACACGAGCCAACCTTAAGCGAACGAGAGCTTCTACCAGATTCTAATGGTTTAAAGAACACCTCACTGTCAATCTGCTGGCTGCCTAGCCAACCTGCTGCATGCACTCTCAGCTCCCCAAAGCTTTCAACAGAAACCACGCGTCGTGACAGCTCAATGGTGCCATCAGCAGCAACAACAGGCGTATCCTTATCTCCAATATTAAGCAGTAACACCCTCATGTGACTGACGCTTGCAGTCGAGGCAATGAACCGCCCGCTGAATCCATCTGGCCAGGACCCACCAACAATACGCACACTGATTGTGGCCTCAATGGATGAGGCTACAATGCCACATGTCAGCTCCAATGTGCTCATCTTGCTTCTACGTTTTTGGCTGCTCACGCATGATCTGAGGGCGCACTCTCCCTTACTCACTTGATAATTGATTGACTTGCAGCACTCGTAGCGAAAGCCTAGCAGGCTTAGATCTTTGTCCTCTAACTCATTAATGCGCTTCACTTTCAGCGTGATATCGAAATGCATAGGCCCAAACAGAGTCACGGGAGCACGGGTAGGACCTGTTAATACTAAATATGGATCCTGCATGCAACACCATCAATTTGAGTAAACAATGAGAATATCTCCAATATTGGTAAAAGAAAAGGGACAGCTGATCATCAACTGTAACTTAATTTATAGTGATAATATATTGGCCTAAACTAGAAATCTGTGGGCACAACAACAAAAAACGGATAGTGAACACAATGCCAATAAAATGGATGTTCAAATATTTCTGAAGCCTTCAAACCAACAGAGCAAATATGAACTAACAAGTGAAGTTGGATAAGAGGTAAAATTTGAGCAGCACAATCAAGAGAACGTTACCATGCATAGAGCATAATACAATGTGAGGTGCAAACAAATGATGGCAGAAAACATTAGCCTAAATGCGTTAGCGTAACATAAAAAAGAAGGAACTATAGTGGTTGAGGTCTGCACATATAGCTCAAAGCATATTAATGAAAGTCATGTCTGCAACATTTGCTTTCCAATACCTTGAAACGTTTCTAAAACATCTTGCAACCATTTCTCATGAAGTACAGTAAAAGAGAATACTAGTATCAAACACATACTAGAGGTTGTGAAGTAAAAAACCATAACAGACACATGGTACATACAATACGGAAACACTCAAGGACAGTAATCAAAAAAGGCTTTGTTGCAGAGCtagaaacaaaaaaaacataaTGAATGTGAGAGATAAGAACCTCCTCATTGAGAGTTTGGCAGTTATCCCTTTTGCGCTCAAAGATAATATTGCGATGGTGATCCAGGTCATCCCTCACAGCAACGATACCAAACACATCCAGCGGCCAATGTAAATCCCCATATATTTCCTCAACTTTAACTGaaagagagaagtgcatattacacCCCCCAACTCTAGCCCTAGTCTAATATACACCCCCCAACTCCAATACCGTCTAATATACACCCCCCCCAACTCTCAAAACTGGCCATAATTCAACCCTCCCCTCCCTGTTGACCGGTTTTGATCCAGTTTGACCGGTTTTGACTGAGTGAACAgtaaaaataaaattttaaaaaccATAAatacttttttttgaaaaaattcaaaaatgtTCCAAGTTTTTTGCACCGCgtgaacagtaaattaaaaaaatCACCTTTTCAGCATGTTTGGACACCTGAGTAAATTCGAGATGTCAGTAAATTcgactttttttttcaaaatttcagcttggtgaacagtaaaatcgattTTTTTAAAAAACCCCTTTTTTGCATGGATGATGTTTGAGCGCGTggtgattttttttggattttttcccGAATACTGTTCACAATGCtgaaaattttgatttttttttgaatttacggACATCTCAAATTTACTCAGGTGTCAAAACCGGTCAAACtgggtcaaaaccggtcaacaggGAGGGGAGGGTTGAATTCTAGCCGGTTTTGAGAGTTGGGGGGTGTATTTTAGACAGTATTGGAGTTAAGGGGTGTATATTAGACTAGGGCTAGAGTTGGGGGgtgtaatatgcacttctctctaACTCAAAAGATCTGCATACTACGCTTGGGGTTAGTAACACCAGGCTTCGTCGGCTTGTCCGTGAAACACATGGCTGGGATCAGAGCTGCATGTAGTGGCAGGAAATTTCACTTCAGTTAAAGAGATATTAACCTATGCATGTGGTGACAGTAAATTGTGATTCAGTAATGTCCTACCTCTATCTATCCAGATCAATGGTGAAATTAAATATAGGAACATCAATTGATTGAATATACAGCAAGAAGAGACGCAATGGAATCATCAATTGATTGGAAATATACTGTTTAGTCGCTGATGAAAGAACGAAAGATCAAACGAATTTCGACATGATAAAAGTTCGACAAAGCAGCCtgagtttctgattttttttttagGCAAGCCTGAGTGTCTGATATAGTAGAAACACTTTGTAATGAGACTATCAGAAATGTAAGCCCGTTGATAGATTTATTTTCAAATTATAGGAAGCCCCAAAATGTCTACATTTATAGGGGACAAACAGAAGAGGAGAAATTCTACAGTTCTGAACAAGAAGTTGCAGAATAAATTATAAAATCTAGAGGAGACGAGAGTAATTTGCAGAGAGCAACTTGCACGTAGGGGGAAATACAAACTGGATTGTCTAAGCTTTATGAGGATAATGAATACTATTGATTTCAACGGTGTAGCAAGAAGTGGCTATTGGAGGGCGATAACAAAACAGCGTGCTTTTACAGGGTAGCAAATGAGTGGCAACGGAAACATACTATTTATTCAGTGACGAAGGATGATGTGTGGATTGAAGGTTTGCCCAATTTGCTGAATTTAGTCATATGCTTTTATACTGATCCATTTTGTAAAAACAGTAAGGAATACTATAGACATTGAACTTTGAAAAAATGCACGACAgaattttctttttcatttcatggAGAATCAAGGATTTAGTGAAATGTGGCTGAAATGGCTCAAAAGTGTTATAACAGGGGGTACTTTGAATGTCAAAATTGCTTGGCAAAATATGGCACAATTGAGTGATGCAATAATCGGACTCGTACCATATTTGGTTGAAGAAGGGGGTATCTATCCTACAATACGCGGAATATACTATCAACCTTATGCAGGATGATTCATATGTGGCCAAAAATATGAAACTATTACTATTTATGTTTGAAGGAATACAAGGCCTCCAAATTAACTTTTAGTCAGTCAGGTTGGTTCATGGCCAATAATGTAGTTAGGTGTACCAGGGCGGGGCTACTGATTGAACATTAGAGCGATTTAATTGAAAAATGCAAAACACTAGAAAGGTTAAAATATGCAAGCCTAATGGAAAGGAGAGGTCTTATATATATATAGATGATAGAAGAATAGCTACAGGGGATGGAAAAATACTGATTTTTGGACTGATCGAGCAAAGCTTCCACAACCATTTAAACTGTCAAACCACCAGGGTAAAGAGCCTGAGGCATACAACAGTGGGATCAAATGAAGATAAACCTATTTGGGGCTTGAGTAAGGCAAAACAATCAGCGCCATCAATGCATAACTATCTAACACAGTTCTAGAATAACAGACTGTTTAATCACATTTGGAAAGCAAAATTACCGCTGAAAATCAAACTGACAGGGAATTTACAATGCTGGGTGTTGAAGGTTTACAGAAAGTAGcatcacaacaacaacaacaacacaagagAAATTCAAAGCTGTGATAAGTAACAATGTGGATTTGACAGGTTTCAGTGCGATGAAAACCAACCAGCAGATACAAGTATACACTGGCACAAGTGGCGTGCTCATTGAGGAGATATCATCTGCTTAGTGAAGACAAAATGGAGGTCAAGACCACGCCAGCAGCTTAATTCACATGCATTTTCATGTAATAAGTAGAACTATATTTCTGCTTTATCATTCATACTAGAAATAACTGCCTGCAATACTTGGCTAAACCTCTTTAAATTTCAGCTGTTTTTGCTTGATTTCTCAGGATGTACCGTCGTAAACAGATCTGACATGATGCTAAGCATCACAACTCTGTTACACTGAAGGTAGTGAGATCCGTCACGACCCTTTTGGGGAAATTCCTACACAGTAATAAGAGAAAGGAATGGAGATTGACTTACTCGTGGCCTCGAAGGAGCCGAACTCTTCAGCATATTTCCACTCCCAGTTCTCTCGGTAAGATTGGTAAGACCGCTCGTCGGGATCCTTCTTCGGATTTGTTTTCTCCAACTCCAGTCTTGCCATGTCTTCCGCCGCCATCTTATCCACGTACGCCTGACCAATCAACACCTCCCTGGCCAAATGCTCTCGCTCCAGCGACTCTCGCTGCTCCTCCGTGAGCGCTTCCACCACGAGCGGCGTCGCGTCGGGGTTCTCGGCGTTCCACCTCGCCACCAGCCACTCCATTTGCTCCTCTAGTACCTGATTCATCGCGGCATCCATCACGTCCAGCACCGATGGATAATCCGCCTTTGTGGTCTTCCTCAACGTTCTCCTACTCCCCCCGGCCCTCTCGGTTCCCGCTTCCCCCGTCGTCTCCGAACCCGCCTCCATCTCGGCAAGCAGGCGCGGCTGATCGTCCTGCCGCCGTCGCCGCTATGCTCCTGACCTAGACTCTGGGTACGTTCGGCATTTGGGAGCTTCTTTTAGGGGCATTTGGGAGTTGAGAGGCTCGTCCATTTAGCCTGATGAGCGGCCCATAAATATGAAACGGGCCGACATGATTCTAAAAAGAACAGAAAAACGGGTCGGCCAAGGTGATCTCTCTTGATTCTAAAAAAAAATATCCTCAAAAAAAAATAGATTCTCAAAAAAAAGGGTGATCTCTCTTGATTTCCTCGTGCCAGTAAATCGTGGATCCTGCCCTAAAAAACAAAAGTAATCGTTCATCAATGTCCTAAAAAAAGGTAATCGTGCATCTAACAAGAAAGGTAATCGTGCATTTCCACTAGAGAAAGACAGTAATCGTGCACGAGTAGCTTAGAAAAGTAATCCTGCATGCTCTACTAAAAAGAAGAAAGCATGCACGTACGTGACACGGTTAATATGAGCTCGAGGTAGTCGTGCACAGATGTATTTCCATTTTTCACTTAATAGGATATGGGGTTGCGAAAAAATCTGAGCTCGAGCTCATGcgagctcgggtgaacagtaaaatttTAAAAAAGAGAACATATACTCATTTTTTTGTTGCAAACATTGAGAAATGTTATGATTGCTTGCAGGGCCGGCCCTGACTTTTGAGAGGCCCCGGGCGAACTGAAAAAGCGGGCCCCCAAAACTACCGTAGAGTAAAAGAAAAACCCTGTATATATACATATGACAAAATTTCACCACGGTTCTCTAAAGAAATCACCATGGAAATGCATGAACAAAATTTCCAACGGTGATATTTAGGCAAATGCCATTTAGGAAATATTTTTGTGAGAAAGGATTGGGAGCACCTGAAGTGGCATAAATTCAACTATCCGACCATCTACGATCTGGCTATGGTTCTCACTCAGTCACTCGGTCCTCGGTTCCTCATCTACTTCAAAACAGCAATCTGTACAGAAGAGAGATGATAAATCCACAAACGGACAAAACGTAGAAACTAGAAAGATTAACATCAAAGCCTCAAAGGTAAATGATTCAAGAAATTGCATGAATTTGATCCCTTAACTAGCAGCCTGTAGCTGTGTTTTGATTGTTGCAAACTGAGTCACTGCCGCTTCACGCCGGGAGATGGAGAAATCGAGAGAAAATGTAAGAAATCATCCTCTCGCAAAGATCCATTGGTTTTTGGGTGATGTAATCGCTGAAGAGGAATCGGCAGCCGCCGCCGTGTGCGCTGTTACCAAGGTAAAAGAGGGAAGCAGTGCGAGGGATGGCTGGCTGGTCGGTCCTTTAATTGCTTCTTAGACTGGCTAGTTGGGCCTTAAGACtcgtagatttttttttttgagaagaagACTCGTAGATTATTTGCCGGTGGAACGTTTTACCTAAAAGCCATACCTGGGTATGGGCCCCTTATCAGTCTGGGCCCTAGGCCGTCGCACTTCCTGCCCtggcccagggccggccctgattGCTTGCGAAGTTTCATCATCTGACATTTGTGAAAAACATGGCGAAAGAAAATTGAGGCTCCAACAATGTTTTTTTCAAAGCATTTTGATGcattcattttgttttttttgtcaCGTATTCCATGAGTATCATCCCCTAATGAAACTTTGCAAGCTATCAAAACATTTGTCAATGTTTGCTAAAAATatcagattttttttaaataatttctttTACTATTTATCCGAGCTCATGTGAGCTCAAGCTGAGAAGAGCACTTCCGGCATGTGCGCCCGTACAAtgtatcttttttttttgaaacgaaggcaaaagctttgcctcatccattaattaagatAGAAAAGAGTTTGTTACAAGACACCCAACAAACACGGCATGTGGATTACTCACGTGAAATAAAGGACCCTAGCTTCTTTGCGCCGGCGATGACCCAAAGGTTGGCCTCGGTACAGATGGAGGAGAGCAAGAATGGCGGTGGAGCACTCTTATGCTTAAACACTCTTGCGTTACGCTCGTTCCAAATCGTCCATGCGACGAGCATAGTGAGGGAGGCCTTGGCTTGGCGGTTCGGCGTACCATCGGCGCAGGTGCTATCCCACCACTCGTCCACCGAGTCGAACAGGGGCCAAGCGGAAGTGTCAAGCCCGTGCATGTGGAATTTCTCAGTGACCAAAGACCAAAGACGCTGGGTGTAGCGGCATTTGTAGAAGAGGTGAGGTCCACACTCTTGCACCGTGCAGCAAAGAGGGCAGAGATCGCAATTTGGCCACCCACGCTTTACCAATCTATCCGCCGTCCAAACTCTGTCTTGAAGGGCCAACCAAGCAAAAAATTTGACTTTGGGGGGTGCCCAAACCATTTTTTCCATGGGAGAAAGGACCGTCCCTAGGAACTGCGCCCTATACGCGGAGGCCGCCGAGTATTACCCATAGGTAGTGTGTTTCCAAAGGATATCATCTTCGTTGAGCTCGTCAAGATGGACCTCATTTAGTATCATCCATAGAACGAAGAATTGCGTGATGTGCTCAACAGAGACGTTGGTGGGGGGTTGATCTTGAGAATCCAAGTGTTGTGCTTCATGGCCTCCCTCACCTTTCAATTCTTTGTCTTGGAGGCTTCATAGATGAGCGGGGCAATATCTTTAGGCATTCTCCCAAGGAGCCAAGGAGAGTCCCAAAAGGGGGTCCTCTCACCGTTACCAACGGTGATGGTGGTGGGAGCATAGAAAAAATTGAGGTCCTCCTCATTACATGGGTTTCCCATTCCCACCCACATTTTGgtgggtg
The sequence above is a segment of the Triticum dicoccoides isolate Atlit2015 ecotype Zavitan chromosome 1A, WEW_v2.0, whole genome shotgun sequence genome. Coding sequences within it:
- the LOC119310632 gene encoding uncharacterized protein LOC119310632; the encoded protein is MHFDITLKVKRINELEDKDLSLLGFRYECCKSINYQVSKGECALRSCVSSQKRRSKMSTLELTCGIVASSIEATISVRIVGGSWPDGFSGRFIASTASVSHMRVLLLNIGDKDTPVVAADGTIELSRRVVSVESFGELRVHAAGWLGSQQIDSEVFFKPLESGRSSRSLKVGSCEMEVTVGWSLFPLCYPIDRIPSPKNG
- the LOC119310739 gene encoding uncharacterized protein LOC119310739, coding for MDAAMNQVLEEQMEWLVARWNAENPDATPLVVEALTEEQRESLEREHLAREVLIGQAYVDKMAAEDMARLELEKTNPKKDPDERSYQSYRENWEWKYAEEFGSFEATTLIPAMCFTDKPTKPGVTNPKRSMQIF